A single region of the Camelus dromedarius isolate mCamDro1 chromosome 21, mCamDro1.pat, whole genome shotgun sequence genome encodes:
- the PACC1 gene encoding proton-activated chloride channel isoform X5, producing MAVAVFLVYQTITDFREKLKHPVMSVSYKEVDRYDAPGIALYPGQAQLLSCKHHYEVIPPLRSPGQPGDLNCTTHRINYTDPFSNQTLKSALIVQGPREVKKRELVFLQFRLNQSREDFSAIDYLLFSSFQEFLQSPDRVGFMQACESAYSSWKFSGGFRTWVKMSLVKTKEEDGREAVEFRQETSVVNYIDQRPAAEKSAQLFFVVFEWKDPFIQKVQDIITANPWNTIALLCGAFLALFKAAEFAKLSVKWMIKIRKRYLKKRGQATNHIS from the exons ATGGCCGTGGCCGTCTTCCTAGTCTACCAGACCATCACAGACTTCCGTGAGAAACTCAAGCACCCAGTCATGTCAGTGTCGTACAAGGAGGTGGACCGCTACGACGCCCCAG GCATTGCCCTGTACCCCGGTCAGGCCCAGCTGCTCAGCTGTAAGCACCATTACGAGGTCATTCCACCTCTGAGGAGCCCCGGCCAGCCAGGAGACTTGAACTGCACCACCCACAGGATCAACTACACGGACCCCTTCTCCAATCAGACTCTG AAATCTGCCCTGATTGTGCAGGGGCCCCGGGAAGTAAAGAAGCGGGAGCTGGTCTTCCTCCAGTTTCGCCTGAACCAGAGCCGCGAGGACTTCAGTGCCATCGATTACCTCCTCTTCTCGTCCTTCCAGGAGTTCCTGCAAAG CCCAGACAGGGTAGGCTTCATGCAGGCCTGCGAGAGTGCCTATTCCAGCTGGAAGTTCTCGGGGGGCTTTCGCACCTGGGTCAAGATGTCCCTGGTGAAGACCAAGGAGGAGGATGGGCGGGAGGCGGTGGAGTTCCGGCAGGAG ACCAGCGTGGTTAACTACATTGACCAGAGGCCAGCGGCTGAAAAAAGTGCTCAGTTGTTCTTTGTGGTCTTTGAATGGAAAGACCCTTTTATCCAGAAGGTTCAAGAC atCATCACCGCCAATCCTTGGAACACAATCGCTCTTCTCTGTGGAGCTTTCTTGGCATTATTTAAAGCCGCAGAGTTTGCCAAACTGAGTGTGAAGTGGATGATCAAGATTAGGAAGAGATACCTTAAAAAAAGAGGTCAGGCAACAAACCACATAAGCTGA